In Microbacterium pumilum, the following proteins share a genomic window:
- a CDS encoding GlsB/YeaQ/YmgE family stress response membrane protein — protein MLWTILGLIVIGLIAGLIARAVIPGKQSIGILLTIVLGIVGSFVGGFLGFLIFRSDPNGGFLQPAGIIGSIIGAIIVLGLYVLFTRRRATRS, from the coding sequence ATGCTGTGGACCATTCTCGGCCTCATCGTCATCGGCCTGATCGCAGGCCTCATCGCCCGCGCCGTCATTCCCGGCAAGCAGAGCATCGGCATCCTGCTGACGATCGTTCTCGGGATCGTCGGCTCGTTCGTCGGAGGCTTCCTCGGATTCCTCATCTTCAGGAGTGACCCGAATGGCGGCTTCCTCCAGCCCGCCGGCATCATCGGATCCATCATCGGCGCGATCATCGTGCTCGGCCTCTACGTCCTGTTCACCCGCCGCCGCGCAACGCGATCCTGA
- a CDS encoding PRC-barrel domain-containing protein: MINIQNSASLIGADVTDVDGKNIGSVGQIFVNPTTGTPTWATVKSGLFGTSQSFVPLERADEVGGDLHLPFTKDAVRDSPRTATDGELSEDDADKLLVYYRGPATVSPVGY; the protein is encoded by the coding sequence ATGATCAACATCCAGAACAGCGCCAGCCTCATCGGAGCCGACGTCACCGACGTCGACGGCAAGAACATCGGCTCGGTTGGGCAGATCTTCGTGAATCCCACGACCGGCACGCCGACGTGGGCCACGGTCAAGAGTGGCCTGTTCGGCACCTCACAATCCTTCGTTCCGCTCGAGCGCGCAGACGAGGTCGGCGGCGACCTGCACCTGCCGTTCACGAAGGACGCCGTGAGGGATTCCCCTCGCACGGCGACCGACGGCGAACTGTCGGAAGACGATGCCGACAAACTCCTCGTGTACTACCGGGGGCCCGCTACGGTCTCGCCCGTTGGCTATTGA